A genomic window from Sorex araneus isolate mSorAra2 chromosome 2, mSorAra2.pri, whole genome shotgun sequence includes:
- the LOC101545682 gene encoding olfactory receptor 2T27-like, whose amino-acid sequence MERLSNGTDFVLLGLFHHVQAPKVLFTLICLVFLVTLIGNVMMMVLIWLDSRLHTPMYFLLSQLSCMDLLYSSTFVPKMALDFLTRTNTISFLSCGVQLFLFMTLVGAECLLLAVMAYDRYVAICHPLHYSVLMRPTVCALMVSGTWLGALLNALIHVVYVLTLPYCASREIHHFFCEIPALLKLVCADTSQYENGLYVSGVVFLLVPISAIMTSYGRILSTVLGLGSNLGMRKALATCSSHMTVVLLFYGTAIFKYFLPKSFHTVEQDKVVSVFYTILTPMLNPLIYSLRNKEVAGAVRKVLGR is encoded by the coding sequence ATGGAGAGGCTGAGCAATGGAACAGACTTCGTGCTGCTGGGTCTGTTCCACCACGTCCAAGCCCCCAAAGTTCTCTTCACTCTCATCTGCCTGGTGTTCCTTGTGACACTCATTGGTAACGTGATGATGATGGTTCTCATTTGGCTGGACTCTCGCCTCCATACGCCAATGTACTTCCTTCTCAGCCAGCTCTCCTGCATGGACCTCCTGTACAGCTCCACCTTTGTCCCTAAGATGGCCCTCGACTTCCTGACCAGGACAAACACCATTTCCTTTCTCAGCTGTGGGGTCCAGCTCTTCCTGTTTATGACTCTCGTGGGGGCGGAGTGCCTTCTGCTGGCAGTCATGGCttatgaccgctacgtggccatctgccaccccctccaCTACTCTGTTCTCATGCGCCCCACAGTCTGTGCCCTCATGGTGTCGGGGACCTGGCTGGGGGCACTGCTCAACGCCCTGATCCATGTGGTCTACGTTCTCACTCTCCCTTACTGTGCCTCCAGGGaaattcatcatttcttttgtgagaTTCCAGCTCTCCTGAAACTTGTTTGTGCTGACACCTCCCAGTATGAAAATGGTCTTTATGTTAGTGGGGTTGTCTTTCTCCTCGTGCCAATATCTGCCATCATGACCTCATATGGACGGATACTCTCCACTGTTTTGGGGTTAGGATCCAACTTGGGGATGAGGAAGGCGCTGGCAACCTGTTCTTCCCATATGACTGTGGTGTTACTCTTCTATGGAACAGCCATTTTCAAGTACTTCCTCCCCAAATCCTTTCACACTGTTGAGCAGGACAAAGTGGTCTCTGTTTTTTATACCATCCTCACACCCATGCTCAACCCGCTCATCTACAGTCTGCGGAACAAAGAGGTGGCTGGGGCTGTCAGGAAGGTGCTGGGAAGATGA
- the LOC105943110 gene encoding olfactory receptor 2W3-like, protein MDGTNDSAQAHFILLGFSDRPRLERVLFVVILVAYLLTLVGNSTIILVSRLDPHLQTPMYFFLTHLSFLDLCFTTSSIPQLLYNLHGRDKTISYTGCAIQLFLFLGLGGVECLLLAVMAYDRFVAVCKPLHYMVIMNPRLCTGLVSVAWGLGAANSLAMSPVTLYLPRCGHHTLDHFLCEMPALIRIACVNTAAVEGTVFVLAVIIVLIPLIFILTSYGCIVRAVLQIRSGSGLQKVFNTCGSHLTVVSLFYGNIIYMYMQPGNSSSQDQGKFLTLFYNIVTPLLNPLIYTLRNKEVKGALRRLLLRDREGGKGGG, encoded by the coding sequence ATGGATGGAACCAACGATAGCGCCCAGGCACATTTCATCCTCTTGGGGTTCTCTGACCGCCCCCGTCTGGAGAGGGTCCTCTTTGTGGTCATCTTGGTCGCTTATCTCCTGACCCTCGTGGGCAACAGCACCATCATCCTGGTGTCCCGGCTGGACCCACACCTCCagacgcccatgtacttcttcctcacccacctgtccttcctgGATCTCTGCTTCACCACCAGCTCCATCCCGCAGCTGCTCTATAACCTCCACGGACGTGACAAGAccatcagctacacaggctgtGCCATccagctcttcctcttcctgggccTGGGCGGTGTGGAGTGCCTGCTCCTGGCAGTCATGGCCTACGACCGCTttgtggccgtgtgcaagccccTGCACTACATGGTCATCATGAACCCACGGCTCTGCACAGGCCTGGTGTCGGTGGCCTGGGGCTTGGGGGCAGCCAACTCCTTGGCCATGTCACCTGTCACCCTATACCTTCCCCGCTGTGGGCACCACACTCTGGATCACTTCCTCTGTGAGATGCCAGCTCTCATACGCATAGCGTGTGTCAACACAGCAGCTGTCGAGGGAACCGTCTTTGTCCTGGCAGTGATCATTGTGCTGATACCCCTGATTTTCATCCTCACCTCCTATGGCTGCATCGTGAGGGCCGTGTTGCAAATTCGATCTGGATCAGGCCTGCAGAAAGTCTTCAACACCTGCGGTTCCCACCTCACGGTGGTCTCGCTTTTCTATGGAAACATCATCTACATGTACATGCAGCCTGGAAACAGCTCATCCCAGGACCAGGGAAAGTTCCTCACCCTCTTCTACAACATAGTCACCCCACTCCTGAACCCCCTGATCTACACTCTCAGGAACAAGGAGGTGAAAGGGGCTCTGAGGAGGCTGCTCTTGCGTGACAGAGaggggggcaaggggggagggTGA